The proteins below are encoded in one region of Oreochromis niloticus isolate F11D_XX unplaced genomic scaffold, O_niloticus_UMD_NMBU tig00007760_pilon, whole genome shotgun sequence:
- the LOC109200851 gene encoding RING finger protein 145-like: MAYMICQFFHMDFWLLIIISSSILTSLQVAVCVMCYGVSETVFGEWSVMGSTIILVHSYYNVWLRAQLGWQSFLLRRDAVHKIKSLPTASNTQLEQYNDICAICFQDMTSAVFTPCSHFFHAGCLMPSLSFTTKSQSPTNRGATRGTPAANQNPAGQEEGTLLDDRKEGASVKQEGDNETATSAGETSSSTSPTGMSATLPSSNLHYHLPLVLLLLLQLILCCTSPLQITLLHLLSLPLTHQTHPTLLHLSAILSPPFTNQLHRY, encoded by the exons ATGGCTTATATGATCTGCCAGTTCTTCCACATGGACTTCTGgcttctcatcatcatctcctcctcaatCCTCACCTCTCTCCAG GTTGCGGTGTGCGTGATGTGCTATGGTGTATCAGAGACTGTATTTGGCGAGTGGAGTGTGATGGGAAGCACCATCATCTTGGTCCACTCGTACTATAACGTCTGGCTCAGAGCCCAGCTGGGCTGGCAGAGCTTCCTGCTCAGGAGAGATGCTGTACACAAGATAAAAAGCCTCCCTACAGCTAGCAATACACAGCTGGAGCAGTATAATGACATCTGTGCTATCTGCTTCCAG GACATGACCAGTGCTGTGTTCACTCCGTGCAGTCATTTCTTCCACGCTGGCTGTCTGATGCCCTCTCTGTCGTTCACAACCAAGAGCCAATCACCAACTAACCGTGGAGCTACCCGAGGTACacctgcagccaatcagaacccTGCAGGACAGGAAGAAGGCACTCTACTGGATGACAGGAAAGAGGGAGCGTCAGTAAAGCAGGAGGGAGATAATGAAACTGCCACATCAGCAGGGGAAACCTCCTCTTCCACCTCCCCCACTGGCATGTCTGCTACCCTGCCATCGTCAAACCTCCATTATCATCTTcctcttgttcttcttctcctcttgcaACTGATTCTGTGCTGCACCAGTCCCCTGCAGATCACCCTTCTGCATCTTCTTTCTCTACCTCTTACACATCAGACACACCCGACGCTCCTGCATCTCTCTGCCATTCTGTCTCCACCTTTCACCAACCAACTTCACAGGTACTGA